The following are encoded together in the Geobacter sulfurreducens PCA genome:
- the galT gene encoding galactose-1-phosphate uridylyltransferase translates to MSELRWDPLKQHWVIIATERGRRPRDFMVEHETTDAACCPFCYGLEGKTPPEIYAVRDTGVANSPGWKVRVIPNKYPALRIEGNLNSRGFGPYDVLNGIGAHEVIIETPDHDRDMAELSPAEITEVLRAWRARFLDLRRDTRFRYMVLFKNHGTKAGATLSHSHSQLIAVPLIPPVAATELRVCKEYFSAKERCLICDLIDFELKSGERIVREFANYVIMTPYAACFPFEVRLYPKRHAFDFALLPDAELAELAVALKDMLTRLRSVLRDPPYNFILHTAPPRHPRLGKPGYWSSIEYDYHWHIELVPRLTQIAGFEWGTGFHINPTSPEDAAAFLREAGA, encoded by the coding sequence ATGTCCGAACTGAGATGGGACCCCCTGAAGCAGCACTGGGTAATCATAGCCACCGAACGGGGGCGCAGACCCCGGGACTTCATGGTGGAGCACGAAACCACGGATGCGGCCTGCTGCCCTTTCTGCTACGGGCTGGAAGGAAAGACTCCGCCGGAAATTTACGCCGTACGCGACACGGGCGTCGCTAATTCCCCCGGGTGGAAAGTACGGGTGATCCCCAACAAATACCCGGCCCTGCGTATCGAGGGCAACCTCAACAGCCGGGGGTTCGGCCCCTATGACGTCCTGAACGGCATCGGCGCCCATGAAGTGATCATCGAAACCCCCGATCACGACCGGGATATGGCCGAGCTCTCACCGGCAGAGATCACCGAGGTCCTCAGGGCTTGGCGAGCCCGGTTTCTGGATCTGCGCCGCGACACCCGCTTCCGCTACATGGTCCTCTTCAAAAACCACGGCACCAAGGCCGGCGCCACCCTGTCCCACTCTCACAGCCAGCTCATCGCCGTCCCCCTCATCCCCCCGGTGGCGGCAACCGAACTGCGGGTATGCAAAGAGTACTTCTCCGCCAAGGAGCGTTGCCTCATCTGCGACCTGATCGACTTCGAACTGAAGAGCGGCGAGCGCATCGTCCGGGAGTTCGCCAACTACGTCATCATGACCCCCTATGCGGCCTGCTTCCCCTTCGAGGTGCGGCTCTATCCCAAGCGACACGCCTTTGATTTCGCTCTGCTGCCCGATGCGGAACTGGCGGAGCTGGCTGTGGCGCTCAAGGACATGCTCACCCGCTTGCGAAGCGTCCTGCGCGATCCACCCTACAATTTCATCCTCCATACCGCCCCGCCGCGCCATCCGCGCCTCGGCAAGCCCGGCTACTGGAGTTCCATCGAATATGATTACCACTGGCACATCGAATTGGTGCCGAGGCTGACCCAGATCGCCGGGTTCGAGTGGGGAACCGGCTTCCACATCAATCCGACGTCGCCGGAAGACGCCGCGGCATTCCTCAGGGAAGCGGGGGCATGA
- the glgA gene encoding glycogen synthase GlgA has protein sequence MKVLMVASEVAPFARTGGLAEVTAALPAALRRMGHDVRVIMPFYRCAAQTELGVRKARKSAEVSLNGETHKGFLRQAALGDVPVYLVENREFFSRDYLYGTPEGDYPDNPRRFAFFCRSVLQFLKRMDFRPDVIHCHDWQTALIPIILRLEAADDPFFARTATVFTIHNLAYQGLFPAPAIAETGLPSALFTTEWLEYYGQLNLMKGAILTADLITTVSETYRREIMTPTQGCGLEGVLARRGDDLFGIVNGIDTDEWNPAADKRIFRNYSARALAGKAADKLELQRELGMPAAPSVPLIGMVSRLAEQKGIDLVLELLPRLAESELQFVLLGTGNACYLERLNSFRSKGAANISINLGFNDPLAPKIYAGSDLFLMPSRFEPCGLSQLIAMRYGTVPVVRHTGGLRDTVVDVTRHPREGTGFTFEDFTADACWEAIERALAGYRDRESWRRIMRRGMHRDVSWHNAAGRYETLYRMAADTRRG, from the coding sequence ATGAAAGTCCTCATGGTTGCATCCGAAGTGGCCCCCTTCGCCCGGACCGGCGGACTGGCCGAGGTGACTGCGGCCCTGCCCGCGGCCTTGCGCCGGATGGGACACGACGTGCGGGTCATCATGCCCTTTTATCGGTGCGCTGCCCAGACTGAACTGGGGGTCCGCAAGGCGCGCAAAAGCGCCGAAGTCTCCCTCAATGGCGAGACGCACAAGGGATTTCTCCGCCAAGCCGCCCTGGGAGATGTGCCGGTCTACTTGGTGGAGAACCGGGAGTTCTTTTCCCGCGACTATCTCTACGGCACACCCGAAGGCGACTATCCGGACAACCCGCGCCGTTTCGCCTTTTTCTGCCGCAGTGTTTTGCAGTTTCTCAAGCGGATGGACTTTCGCCCCGACGTGATCCACTGCCACGACTGGCAGACCGCCCTGATCCCCATCATTCTGCGCCTCGAAGCGGCCGACGACCCGTTTTTCGCCCGTACGGCCACGGTCTTCACCATTCACAACCTGGCCTACCAGGGGCTGTTTCCCGCCCCGGCCATCGCCGAAACGGGGCTGCCATCAGCTCTGTTCACCACCGAGTGGCTCGAGTACTACGGCCAGCTCAATCTCATGAAGGGGGCAATCCTCACGGCGGATCTCATCACCACCGTATCCGAAACCTATCGCCGGGAGATCATGACCCCCACGCAGGGATGCGGCCTGGAGGGGGTGCTGGCCCGGCGCGGCGACGACCTGTTCGGCATCGTGAACGGCATCGATACCGACGAGTGGAATCCGGCCGCCGATAAGCGCATTTTCCGCAACTACTCGGCCCGGGCTCTGGCAGGCAAGGCCGCTGACAAGCTTGAACTCCAGCGGGAATTGGGCATGCCGGCAGCGCCATCGGTGCCGCTCATCGGCATGGTCAGCCGGCTCGCGGAGCAAAAGGGGATCGACCTGGTGCTGGAGCTTCTGCCCCGCCTGGCCGAGAGCGAACTTCAATTCGTACTGCTCGGCACCGGCAATGCCTGCTACCTGGAGCGCCTGAACTCCTTCCGCAGCAAAGGTGCTGCCAACATCTCCATCAACCTGGGCTTCAATGACCCGCTGGCACCGAAGATCTATGCCGGCAGCGACCTGTTCCTCATGCCGTCGCGTTTCGAGCCGTGTGGCCTGAGCCAGCTCATTGCAATGCGCTACGGGACGGTCCCGGTAGTCCGACACACGGGGGGACTCCGGGATACGGTCGTCGACGTCACGCGCCATCCCCGCGAGGGGACCGGCTTCACCTTCGAAGACTTTACCGCCGACGCCTGCTGGGAAGCCATCGAACGGGCGCTGGCCGGCTACCGGGACCGGGAGTCGTGGCGCAGGATCATGCGCAGGGGCATGCACAGAGATGTTTCGTGGCACAATGCGGCAGGCCGCTATGAGACGCTGTACCGAATGGCGGCGGACACTAGACGGGGGTAG
- a CDS encoding cytochrome c3 family protein, whose protein sequence is MTLRKTAGYLWNPISLIGFLLAVVATGLIIAFIAMEMITGIDHPYIGLLVYFAFPGMLILGLILVPIGAWRVRNQRRTEVPEEVPPYPRVDFNDPHKRRLFIFFVLASVIFVLIVSVASILGFEFTESTTFCGELCHVVMEPEHKAWQGSPHARVKCVECHVGPGAEWYVKAKLSGLRQVWAVLTHSYHFPIATPIENLRPARDTCEQCHWPEKFYSGRQRVFYHYAPNKENTPREINMLIKIGGTPKSPHAMGIHWHIGTEVTYIARDRKRLDIPYVAVKQKDGSIVEYMDTEKPLTREEIAKAEKRRMDCIDCHNRPTHIYRSPAREMDEHIVSGQIDAGLPYIKKVAVEILEQPYKSKEEAHAAIEAKLPEYYAKNFPEVAKVKAAAINQAVAHVKDIYSRNFFPRMKVTWSTYPNHIGHFYTPGCFRCHDGKHKTSTGKIISKDCNMCHEMIGQKGENIPEGKVVKEFVHPADIGDALYNVNCSDCHMAAAEDSAGGEGPGKH, encoded by the coding sequence ATGACATTGCGCAAAACCGCAGGTTACCTCTGGAACCCCATCAGTCTGATCGGGTTTCTCTTGGCCGTGGTGGCAACGGGACTCATCATCGCGTTCATCGCGATGGAGATGATCACCGGCATCGACCACCCCTACATCGGGCTCCTGGTCTATTTCGCCTTCCCGGGCATGCTCATCCTCGGCCTTATTCTCGTGCCGATCGGTGCCTGGCGCGTCCGTAACCAGCGGCGGACCGAAGTGCCCGAAGAGGTGCCGCCCTACCCGCGGGTGGATTTCAATGATCCCCACAAGCGCCGGCTGTTCATTTTCTTCGTGCTGGCCAGCGTCATCTTCGTCCTTATCGTTTCGGTGGCGTCTATCCTTGGCTTCGAGTTCACCGAGTCGACCACCTTTTGCGGCGAGCTCTGTCACGTGGTCATGGAGCCCGAGCACAAGGCGTGGCAAGGATCTCCCCACGCCCGGGTCAAGTGCGTGGAGTGCCACGTGGGACCGGGCGCCGAGTGGTACGTGAAGGCCAAGCTTTCGGGCCTGCGTCAGGTCTGGGCGGTGCTGACCCACAGCTACCACTTCCCCATCGCCACCCCCATAGAGAATTTGCGGCCGGCGAGGGACACCTGCGAGCAGTGTCACTGGCCGGAGAAGTTCTACTCCGGCCGGCAGCGAGTGTTTTATCACTATGCGCCCAACAAGGAAAACACCCCCCGCGAAATCAACATGCTGATCAAGATCGGCGGGACGCCCAAGTCTCCCCATGCCATGGGTATCCACTGGCATATCGGCACCGAGGTCACCTACATCGCCCGCGACAGAAAGCGGCTCGATATCCCCTATGTGGCAGTCAAGCAGAAGGATGGCAGCATCGTCGAGTACATGGATACCGAAAAGCCGCTTACTCGCGAGGAGATTGCCAAGGCCGAGAAGCGGCGCATGGACTGCATCGACTGCCACAACCGGCCGACTCACATCTATCGTTCACCGGCCCGCGAGATGGATGAGCATATCGTGTCAGGCCAGATCGACGCAGGGCTTCCCTACATCAAAAAGGTGGCCGTGGAAATCCTCGAGCAGCCCTACAAGTCCAAGGAAGAGGCCCATGCGGCCATTGAGGCGAAGCTTCCCGAGTACTATGCCAAGAACTTCCCCGAGGTGGCCAAAGTCAAAGCCGCGGCCATCAACCAGGCCGTGGCACATGTGAAGGATATTTACTCCCGGAACTTCTTCCCCCGGATGAAGGTCACCTGGAGCACGTATCCGAACCATATCGGCCACTTCTATACGCCGGGCTGCTTCCGTTGCCACGACGGCAAGCATAAGACGTCCACCGGCAAGATCATTTCCAAGGACTGCAACATGTGCCACGAGATGATCGGCCAGAAGGGCGAGAACATCCCGGAAGGAAAGGTGGTCAAGGAGTTCGTCCACCCGGCCGACATCGGCGATGCGCTCTATAACGTTAACTGCAGCGACTGCCACATGGCGGCCGCCGAGGACTCTGCCGGCGGCGAGGGCCCCGGCAAGCACTGA
- a CDS encoding pyridoxal-phosphate-dependent aminotransferase family protein — protein sequence MAKKLFIPGPVDVHPEILQAMASPMIGHRMPEYAALHGRVTAGLKRVLATDGRVFLATSSAFGVMEGAVRNLVAKRCVNFCNGAFSDKWHDVTKRCGKEADAVKVEWGKPITPEIVDQALATGKYDAITLIHNETSTGVMSPLPEIARVLRNYPDVVSIIDTVSSMSALPVPVDELGIDCCIFGVQKAFALPPGLAVFTASDKALARARTVEGRGYYFDFLEFEANDEKNNTPSTPCISHIYAMDRQLERFFAEGLEQRWARHRQLAGMVREWVTDRGFGFFADEPYRSVTLTCALNTRDTDLARLKKMLGERGYAFDDGYGKIKGKTFRVAHMGDMQRTDLEEFLATADECLAELG from the coding sequence ATGGCAAAAAAACTATTCATTCCCGGACCGGTCGACGTCCACCCCGAGATCCTCCAGGCCATGGCCTCTCCCATGATCGGCCACCGCATGCCCGAATACGCAGCGCTCCACGGGCGGGTAACCGCCGGCCTCAAGCGGGTACTGGCCACGGACGGACGGGTATTTCTCGCCACATCGAGCGCCTTCGGCGTCATGGAGGGGGCGGTACGGAACCTGGTGGCGAAGCGGTGCGTCAACTTCTGCAACGGCGCTTTTTCCGACAAATGGCACGACGTGACCAAGCGCTGTGGCAAAGAGGCCGATGCGGTCAAGGTCGAGTGGGGCAAGCCGATCACCCCCGAAATCGTGGATCAGGCACTGGCCACGGGCAAGTACGACGCTATCACCCTCATCCACAACGAGACCTCCACCGGGGTCATGTCCCCCCTGCCGGAGATTGCCCGGGTCCTGCGGAACTATCCCGACGTGGTCTCCATTATCGACACCGTCTCGTCCATGAGCGCGCTCCCCGTTCCCGTGGACGAACTGGGCATCGACTGCTGCATCTTCGGGGTTCAGAAGGCCTTTGCCCTGCCGCCGGGATTGGCCGTTTTCACCGCCAGTGACAAGGCCCTGGCCCGTGCCAGGACAGTAGAGGGGCGCGGCTACTATTTCGACTTCCTTGAATTCGAAGCCAACGACGAAAAAAATAACACCCCCTCGACCCCTTGCATCTCCCACATTTATGCCATGGACCGACAACTGGAGCGATTCTTCGCCGAAGGCCTCGAGCAGCGATGGGCACGGCACCGGCAACTGGCGGGAATGGTGCGCGAGTGGGTCACCGACCGGGGATTCGGGTTCTTTGCCGATGAGCCCTACCGCTCCGTAACCCTCACCTGCGCCCTCAACACCCGGGACACGGACCTGGCCCGGTTGAAGAAGATGCTCGGCGAACGCGGCTACGCCTTTGACGACGGCTACGGCAAGATCAAGGGTAAGACCTTCCGCGTTGCCCACATGGGAGACATGCAACGGACCGACCTGGAAGAGTTCCTGGCAACGGCCGATGAGTGCCTGGCAGAGCTTGGCTAG
- a CDS encoding response regulator, with translation MNSKMILLVEDNPDDEVLTLRALGKHAITPDVTVVRDGVEALDFLFGTGSYSDRDLSIMPKLVLLDLKLPKVDGLEVLRRLRADQRTRLLPVVVFTSSNEEQDILECHNLGANSYIRKPVDFNQLSEALRLIGTYWLNLNLTPKSAGAAR, from the coding sequence ATGAACAGCAAAATGATCCTGCTGGTGGAAGACAATCCCGACGACGAGGTTCTGACCCTCCGCGCCCTCGGCAAACATGCCATTACGCCCGATGTGACGGTAGTGCGCGACGGGGTGGAGGCCCTGGACTTCCTCTTCGGGACAGGCTCCTACAGCGACCGGGATCTGAGCATCATGCCGAAGCTAGTGCTGCTCGACCTGAAACTGCCCAAGGTGGACGGCCTCGAGGTTTTGCGCCGGCTGAGGGCCGACCAGCGGACGCGGCTCCTGCCGGTGGTGGTCTTCACCTCCTCCAACGAGGAGCAGGACATCCTCGAATGTCACAACCTCGGCGCCAACAGCTACATCCGCAAGCCGGTGGACTTCAATCAACTCAGTGAAGCCCTGCGGCTCATCGGCACCTACTGGCTGAACCTCAACCTCACTCCCAAGTCCGCCGGCGCGGCACGATAG
- the uvrB gene encoding excinuclease ABC subunit UvrB, producing MERFRLASDYEPRGDQPRAIAELSEGIVRGDRDQVLLGVTGSGKTFTMANVIAAVNRPALVLAPNKTLAAQLYGEFRELFPDNAVEYFVSYYDYYQPEAYIPTTDTFIEKDSSINDEIDKLRHAATRSLLTRRDVIIVASVSCIYGIGSPAEYQAMHIFFHQGDEYGRDELLRKLVDIQYERNDLDFHRGTFRVRGDIVEIFPAHEGERAYRIEFFGDTVDAISEIDPLRGVVVQRLTKCAVYPASHYVATRETLDRAMEEIRTDLRERLQWFRERNMLVEAQRLEQRTMFDLEMMEEMGFCQGIENYSRYFDGRTPGEPPYTLLDYFPRDFILFVDESHITVSQVGGMYRGDRSRKETLVNYGFRLPAALDNRPLTFGEFTERLNQSVYVSATPADYELQQSGGVVVEQVIRPTGLLDPVIEVRPATEQVDDLLHEVRETTARGERVLVTTLTKRMAEDLTDYYRDLGVRVRYLHSDIDTIQRMQIIRDLRMGEFDVLVGINLLREGLDIPEVSLVAILDADKEGFLRSARSLIQTCGRAARNVNGRVIMYADTVTGSMQSCLDETARRRALQEAFNTEHGITPQTVKKGLRTILESIEERDYYTVAAVAETREEYISADEIPKRVKKLRKEMLDAAKKLEFERAADLRDQIKKLEEMELRLR from the coding sequence ATGGAACGCTTCAGACTGGCTAGCGATTACGAGCCCCGCGGCGACCAGCCCCGGGCCATTGCCGAACTCTCGGAAGGGATTGTCAGGGGCGACCGGGATCAGGTGCTCCTGGGGGTCACCGGCAGCGGCAAAACGTTTACCATGGCCAACGTCATCGCCGCCGTGAACCGCCCCGCCTTGGTCCTGGCCCCCAACAAGACCCTGGCGGCCCAGCTCTATGGCGAATTCCGGGAACTATTTCCGGACAATGCCGTGGAATATTTCGTCTCATACTACGACTACTACCAGCCGGAAGCCTACATCCCCACCACCGACACCTTCATCGAGAAGGATTCCTCCATCAACGACGAGATCGACAAGTTGCGCCATGCGGCCACGCGGAGCCTGCTGACCCGGCGCGACGTGATCATCGTTGCCTCGGTGTCATGCATATACGGCATCGGCTCCCCGGCCGAGTACCAGGCCATGCACATCTTCTTTCACCAGGGGGACGAGTACGGCCGGGACGAACTGCTGCGGAAGCTGGTCGACATCCAGTATGAACGGAATGATCTGGACTTCCACCGGGGGACCTTCCGGGTGCGGGGGGACATCGTGGAGATATTCCCGGCCCACGAGGGGGAGCGGGCCTACCGGATCGAGTTCTTCGGCGACACGGTGGACGCGATCAGCGAAATCGATCCCTTGCGAGGCGTGGTGGTCCAGCGCCTGACCAAGTGCGCCGTCTATCCGGCTTCCCATTACGTGGCGACGCGCGAGACCCTGGACCGGGCCATGGAGGAGATCCGCACCGACCTGCGGGAGCGACTCCAGTGGTTCCGGGAGCGGAACATGCTCGTGGAGGCCCAGCGGCTGGAACAGCGAACAATGTTCGACCTGGAGATGATGGAGGAGATGGGATTCTGCCAGGGGATCGAGAACTATTCCCGCTACTTCGACGGCCGGACGCCGGGGGAGCCCCCCTACACCCTGCTCGACTACTTCCCCCGTGACTTCATCCTCTTCGTGGACGAATCCCACATTACCGTCTCCCAGGTAGGGGGGATGTACCGGGGGGACCGGAGCAGGAAAGAAACTTTGGTGAACTACGGCTTCCGCCTACCGGCGGCCCTGGACAACCGGCCCCTCACCTTCGGGGAGTTCACCGAACGGCTCAACCAGAGCGTCTACGTCTCGGCCACCCCGGCCGACTACGAGCTGCAGCAGAGCGGCGGCGTGGTGGTGGAACAGGTGATCAGGCCCACGGGCCTCCTGGACCCGGTCATCGAGGTCCGTCCTGCCACGGAGCAGGTGGACGATCTCCTGCACGAGGTCCGGGAGACCACGGCCCGGGGCGAACGGGTGCTCGTAACCACCCTCACCAAGCGGATGGCCGAGGACCTGACCGATTACTACCGGGACCTGGGGGTGCGGGTCAGATACCTCCATTCCGACATAGACACTATCCAGCGGATGCAGATCATCCGTGATCTGCGCATGGGGGAGTTCGATGTCCTGGTCGGCATCAACCTCCTGCGGGAAGGGCTCGACATTCCCGAAGTGTCGCTGGTGGCGATTCTCGACGCCGACAAGGAGGGGTTCCTCCGCTCCGCCCGTTCCCTCATCCAGACCTGTGGCCGGGCCGCTCGCAACGTGAACGGCAGGGTCATCATGTACGCCGATACCGTAACCGGCTCCATGCAGAGCTGCCTCGACGAAACCGCCCGGCGTCGTGCTCTTCAGGAGGCCTTCAACACCGAACACGGCATCACGCCCCAGACCGTGAAAAAGGGGCTGCGGACCATCCTGGAGTCCATCGAGGAGCGTGATTACTACACCGTCGCCGCCGTTGCCGAGACTCGGGAAGAGTACATCTCTGCCGACGAGATACCGAAAAGGGTGAAGAAGCTCCGCAAGGAGATGCTCGACGCGGCAAAGAAGCTGGAGTTCGAACGGGCGGCCGATCTCAGGGATCAGATCAAAAAACTGGAAGAAATGGAGCTGCGGCTGCGCTGA
- a CDS encoding response regulator yields MKEPRVLLVDDERFFLNLQQEFLADSPVRVITAQNGREALDMIQRDRPGIVYLDLRMPELDGAACCSAIKNNPDLRNTPVVMVVSEGKPRDREVCLDAGCNGIISKPLDRIQFLSVGRRLFPAIERRQPRYPFSALAFFRIRDTSFHGTIADISLGGAYIACRCDLAAKEDIRLGFILDNTAVVECRARVAWTNQGGMRPRKSLPDGFGVQFQAMEPPHQEVVRQLVARLG; encoded by the coding sequence ATGAAGGAACCACGCGTACTGCTCGTTGATGACGAGCGATTCTTCCTGAATCTCCAGCAGGAGTTTCTGGCGGATTCCCCCGTGCGGGTCATCACCGCCCAGAACGGCCGGGAGGCGCTTGACATGATCCAGCGGGACCGGCCGGGCATCGTCTACCTGGATCTACGGATGCCTGAACTTGATGGTGCCGCCTGTTGCTCCGCCATCAAGAACAACCCCGATCTCAGGAACACGCCGGTGGTCATGGTGGTGAGCGAGGGTAAGCCCCGCGATCGGGAGGTCTGCCTGGATGCCGGGTGCAACGGCATCATCAGCAAGCCGCTGGACCGGATTCAGTTCCTGTCGGTGGGTCGGCGGCTCTTCCCGGCCATTGAACGCCGCCAGCCCCGCTATCCCTTCTCGGCCCTCGCCTTCTTCCGGATCCGGGATACCAGCTTCCACGGCACCATCGCCGACATCAGCCTCGGCGGCGCCTATATCGCGTGTCGCTGCGACCTCGCCGCAAAGGAGGATATCCGTCTCGGCTTTATCCTCGACAACACGGCGGTCGTCGAATGCCGGGCGCGGGTCGCCTGGACGAACCAGGGGGGAATGCGCCCCCGCAAGAGCCTTCCGGACGGATTCGGCGTCCAGTTCCAGGCCATGGAGCCTCCTCACCAGGAGGTTGTCCGGCAGCTCGTGGCGAGGCTCGGATGA
- a CDS encoding MFS transporter → MIRPAWLTRPSLSWALYDFANTIFSMSVVTLYFPLFLVQTLGYREYWLSLGLSLSMGLAAVASPFVGSASDRRIGKNVILAVATSLCCIATLLIPASGHLAGVLAAFVAANFLYQVSLVAYDSLLPSATDEGHYGPVSGFGVALGYIGTFLALIIGKLLVTTPADNGRVFLPTAICFLLFALPCFFVKDLKRSQTSPIRVADTAREIIRDRDLRWYFAGHLLYLDAVNTVIAFMAVFLVKVGGFSQEAGEVNYFLMFSTIFAVIGGLFWGWLVRRRGARVGLLATLALWIVALGMVCLPLAKEHYWILGPLSGIALGGVWACDRPLLLDMVPRERAGSFFGFYYLTGKFSSVVGPLLFGAILALPLGTEAIRYRLAFFSLLIMVIVATACIARIRPKQAAPQLQAGDP, encoded by the coding sequence ATGATCCGCCCCGCCTGGCTCACCCGCCCCAGTCTCTCCTGGGCACTCTACGACTTCGCCAACACAATCTTCTCCATGAGCGTGGTGACGCTCTATTTCCCCTTGTTCCTCGTCCAGACCCTGGGCTACCGCGAGTACTGGCTCTCCCTGGGGCTATCGCTCTCCATGGGACTTGCCGCCGTGGCCAGCCCCTTCGTGGGGAGCGCCTCCGATCGGCGCATCGGCAAAAACGTGATACTGGCGGTCGCCACATCCCTCTGCTGCATCGCAACCCTTCTCATTCCCGCGTCGGGGCATCTGGCAGGCGTCCTTGCCGCCTTCGTGGCCGCCAACTTCCTCTACCAGGTATCCCTCGTGGCCTACGATTCACTCCTCCCTTCGGCCACCGACGAAGGGCACTATGGACCGGTATCCGGATTCGGCGTTGCCCTGGGCTACATCGGAACGTTCCTGGCGTTGATCATCGGCAAACTCTTGGTGACCACCCCGGCGGACAATGGCCGGGTATTCCTGCCCACGGCGATCTGCTTTCTCCTTTTCGCCCTGCCCTGCTTCTTCGTCAAAGACCTGAAACGCAGCCAAACCTCCCCGATCCGGGTTGCCGACACGGCCCGGGAAATCATCCGCGACCGGGACCTGCGCTGGTACTTCGCCGGCCACCTGCTCTACCTGGACGCGGTGAACACCGTGATTGCCTTCATGGCCGTCTTTCTGGTGAAAGTGGGAGGGTTCTCCCAGGAAGCGGGGGAAGTGAACTATTTCCTCATGTTCTCGACCATCTTCGCGGTCATCGGCGGTCTCTTCTGGGGGTGGCTCGTGCGACGCCGGGGGGCGCGGGTGGGGCTCCTGGCGACCCTTGCCCTCTGGATCGTCGCCCTCGGCATGGTCTGCCTGCCACTGGCCAAGGAACACTACTGGATACTGGGTCCCCTTTCCGGCATCGCCCTGGGAGGGGTCTGGGCGTGCGACCGGCCGCTGCTCCTGGACATGGTCCCCCGGGAACGGGCCGGGAGCTTCTTCGGCTTCTACTACCTCACCGGCAAGTTCTCGTCGGTGGTGGGACCATTGCTGTTCGGCGCCATCCTCGCGCTCCCCCTCGGCACCGAGGCGATCCGCTACCGGCTCGCCTTCTTCTCGCTGCTTATCATGGTAATCGTCGCCACGGCCTGTATCGCCCGCATCCGCCCGAAGCAGGCCGCGCCGCAGCTTCAGGCCGGCGACCCGTGA
- a CDS encoding NAD(P)/FAD-dependent oxidoreductase → MKKDILEKGAILQRDRETYAIAPHIPGGITDTATLRKLCDVADKYGVKELKLTSAQRIALFGVKEEDLDAIWSDLDQQPGAAIGLCVRSVKICPGTTWCKRGVQDSVSLGLKIDAIYHAMELPNKMKMGISGCMLNCAETMLKDVGVVGTPKGWRIYVGGNAGARPRIGDLLVELGPDEDKVLAVIADLVEWYRSSGSEQRLGRVVEQMGFDAFKTAVLGAKATP, encoded by the coding sequence ATGAAAAAAGACATCCTTGAAAAGGGGGCCATCCTCCAGCGTGACCGGGAGACCTACGCCATCGCCCCCCACATCCCCGGCGGGATCACCGATACGGCAACCCTGCGCAAGCTCTGCGATGTGGCCGACAAGTACGGCGTGAAGGAGTTGAAGCTCACCTCTGCCCAACGCATCGCCCTCTTCGGCGTAAAGGAGGAGGATCTGGACGCCATCTGGTCCGATCTCGACCAGCAGCCGGGCGCAGCCATCGGCCTCTGCGTCCGGAGCGTCAAGATCTGTCCCGGCACCACCTGGTGCAAGCGGGGTGTGCAGGATTCGGTCTCCCTGGGATTGAAGATCGATGCCATCTACCACGCCATGGAACTGCCCAACAAAATGAAGATGGGGATTTCAGGATGCATGCTCAACTGCGCCGAGACCATGCTGAAGGATGTGGGAGTGGTCGGTACTCCCAAGGGGTGGCGGATCTACGTGGGGGGCAATGCGGGGGCACGGCCCCGCATCGGCGACCTCCTGGTGGAACTGGGTCCGGATGAAGACAAGGTTCTCGCCGTGATTGCGGACCTTGTGGAGTGGTACCGCTCTTCGGGCAGCGAGCAGCGGCTGGGCCGCGTGGTGGAGCAGATGGGGTTCGACGCCTTCAAAACCGCCGTGCTGGGAGCGAAAGCAACCCCCTGA